A single region of the Stigmatopora argus isolate UIUO_Sarg chromosome 6, RoL_Sarg_1.0, whole genome shotgun sequence genome encodes:
- the LOC144075640 gene encoding uncharacterized protein LOC144075640 isoform X2, which yields MHEPSLDGKMPKQEQNSKFLDEQKENDDTSEKISPNENLKSPQKSSKRHKVTPFKVELLDMSDYKGEIEKHCRGQALVDMVCEHLNLLEKDYFGVTFADTDTQKNWLDPSKEIKKQMRNSPWDFAFAVKFYPPDPSQLTEDITRYYLCLQLRDDMLSGRLPCSFVTYALLGSYTVQAELGDYDHDEHSLDYVSDFHFAPNQTRELEERVMELHRNYKGMTPAEAEINFLENAKKLSMYGVDLHHAKVGRMDLKRGNFQPFMTNLFADSVTMQDSEGIDIMLGVCANGLLVYRDRLRINRFAWPKILKISYKRSNFYIKIRPGEYEQFESTIGFKLPNHRAAKRLWKVCIEHHTFFRLVSPEPPPKGFLVMGSKFRYSGRTQAQTRQASALIDRPAPHFERSTSKRHLLSRSLDGEFSRPLSAMCENRDGLFHHSNSEQRHLHSPSVDEQETELEPSLEQDEEDLEQEEGDDGNVSPSKKKEIMEDAGSPVDKREFLDKTQDVLLKHQASINELKRALREPNSKLMGREKRLSASSPPSTPEKKALVAKDPVNSLSVEGFIQKNVTTSPEGSEDWVLIEYPESYQDHEWKAKENKSPTFDSSWDRNKQEKEINVSKIMHIDVMESDREEMKSHIDEFPSTKSPREEAACYEQWPMNKGRFQIQLSANADSCGDQIQSKQSAAPNSETKDDLDHLTSMQQRTQKKRPQNLNLAMSPELVEEGGGSDSTEFLDLDNTETNSETGNDNQLVMAKGDKEVESNQPFGGYEDSKVEGVVAARNSKDAPTQNAEAVKPSMNRVGQSEINGPGKIESESSLASGKAECTVKVRGKGFIDNKELAEVKLRQVRTHERKISSSGDEDIESLVGDRRHRTSLHRLSGSHQSEITRIVPLKPERSKSTACKDEKDRAGQDEQTRVLRREYRWSVGSPEGSSDPSWTDVSTFHPSLDTNLEQITKQEQTDDSFYPSRGSCETQMFASKNSPHSKMMPPAPPVKTKKARESGLILRNSRNAVRETNQQAVKKRHSEPVSAPFVYDEPFIDAKKELNDRRPQTIVVPEEDQDTVACLKEALLGIERKCSSMTVSSTSSLEAEVDFTVLTELHSCVEDAAEGVPSSGEREQQPEVGREDFEETSRFYSARLMGQMDKSPLEDKLPDERLYHEPPVGRRDPSAVTMAQMFKRSDSKPESHTNGSEEVQTTVTTVTQQRLSFARDTPPVSLKENGSPVKACTKDRESIVSPLNITAESVTTATTTQVTKTVKGGYSETRIEKRIIITGDDDVDQHQALAMAIQEAKQQHPDMLVTKAVVIRETESPTEDLQQKVEEK from the exons ATGCATGAGCCGAGCCTGGATGGCAAAATGCCCAAACAG GAACAGAATTCCAAGTTTCTGGATGAACAGAAAGAGAACGATGACACATCTGAGAAGATATCCCCAAATGAAAACCTCAAATCACCACAGAAAAGCTCCAAAAGACATAAAGTAACACCGTTTAAAGTGGAACTTCTGGATATGTCGGATTACAAAGGAGAAATTGAG AAACACTGCAGAGGACAGGCCTTGGTAGACATGGTGTGCGAACACCTCAACTTGCTGGAGAAGGACTATTTTGGCGTTACCTTTGCAGACACAGACACCCAAAAG AATTGGTTGGACCCCTCCAAAGAGATCAAGAAACAGATGCGTA ACAGTCCATGGGACTTTGCCTTTGCTGTCAAATTCTACCCTCCAGACCCCTCCCAGCTCACTGAGGATATTACCAG ATACTACCTGTGTCTCCAGCTGAGGGATGACATGCTGTCAGGTCGACTGCCGTGCTCGTTTGTCACATATGCTCTCCTGGGATCCTACACAGTCCAAGCGGAGCTCGGCGACTATGATCATGATGAGCATTCCTTGGACTATGTCAGCGATTTCCATTTTGCTCCCAATCAGACTCGGGAACTGGAAGAAAGAGTGATGGAGCTCCATCGAAATTACAA GGGTATGACTCCAGCAGAGGCAGAAATTAACTTTTTGGAGAATGCCAAGAAGTTGTCCATGTATGGGGTTGATCTGCATCACGCTAAGGTTGGCAGAATggatttaaaaagaggaaatttTCAGCCATTCATGACTAATTTGTTTGCTGACTCTGTCACCATGCAGGATTCGGAGGGGATTGACATAATGCTGGGTGTCTGTGCTAATGGCCTGTTGGTATACCGTGACAGGCTGAGGATCAATCGCTTTGCTTGGCCAAAAATCCTTAAGATCTCCTACAAAAGGAGCAACTTTTATATTAAGATAAGACCTGGAGAG TATGAGCAGTTTGAAAGCACTATTGGTTTTAAGCTTCCTAACCACAGAGCTGCTAAAAGGCTATGGAAAGTCTGCATTGAGCACCACACCTTCTTCCG GTTAGTTTCTCCAGAGCCTCCTCCCAAGGGTTTCTTAGTGATGGGCTCAAAGTTTCGATACAGTGGGAGAACACAGGCTCAAACAAGGCAGGCCAGTGCTCTAATTGATCGACCGGCTCCTCACTTTGAGCGGTCCACTAGCAAGAGGCACCTGCTCTCCCGAAGTTTAGATGGAG AGTTCTCCCGGCCCTTGTCAGCTATGTGTGAGAATCGCGATGGCCTCTTCCATCACAGCAATAGTGAACAACGTCATCTCCACAGCCCTTCCGTGGATGAGCAGGAAACTGAACTGGAGCCCAGTTTGGAACAAGACGAGGAAGATCTGGAGCAGGAAGAAGGCGATGATGGAAATGTCTCTCCAAGCAAGAAGAAAGAAATTATG GAGGACGCTGGGTCACCAGTTGACAAACGGGAG TTTCTCGATAAGACACAAGATGTCTTGCTGAAGCACCAGGCCAGTATCAATGAGCTGAAGAGAGCCCTGAGGGAACCCAACAGCAAGTTGATGGGCCGTGAGAAGCGTCTGTCGGCATCATCGCCACCTAGCACACCAGAGAAAAAGGCT TTGGTGGCAAAAGACCCTGTTAACAGCCTGTCTGTTGAAGGGTTCATCCAGAAGAATGTCACCACTTCACCTGAG GGCTCTGAGGATTGGGTATTGATTGAATACCCAGAAAGTTATCAAGACCATGAATGGAAAGCGAAAGAAAATAAGTCTCCCACATTTGATTCATCTTGGGACAGAAACAAGCAGGAAAAGGAGATAAATGTTTCCAAGATAATGCATATCGATGTAATGGAGTCTGACAGAGAAGAAATGAAAAGTCATATTGATGAATTTCCATCAACAAAATCACCCAGAGAGGAAGCTGCATGCTACGAGCAGTGGCCCATGAACAAAGGTCGTTTTCAGATTCAATTATCGGCAAATGCAGATTCGTGTGGAGATCAAATTCAGAGCAAACAATCGGCAGCTCCAAACTCTGAAACAAAAGACGATCTGGATCACCTGACATCAATGCAGCAGAGAacccaaaagaagcgacctcaGAATTTAAACCTGGCAATGTCTCCAGAGCTTGTCGAGGAAGGAGGAGGAAGTGATTCTACTGAATTTCTAGACTTGGACAATACAGAAACCAATtctgaaacaggaaatgataatCAATTAGTGATGGCAAAAGGTGATAAAGAAGTAGAATCCAATCAGCCTTTCGGGGGCTATGAAGACAGTAAAGTGGAAGGGGTGGTGGCAGCTAGAAATAGCAAGGATGCTCCCACTCAAAATGCAGAAGCAGTCAAACCAAGCATGAACCGGGTTGGGCAGTCAGAAATCAATGGACCTGGGAAGATAGAATCTGAAAGTTCATTAGCAAGTGGAAAAGCGGAGTGCACAGTGAAAGTAAGAGGAAAGGGCTTCATTGACAATAAAGAGCTGGCCGAGGTAAAACTGCGACAGGTCAGAACTCACGAAAGAAAAATAAGTAGTTCCGGCGATGAGGATATTGAGAGTTTAGTGGGAGATCGACGTCACAGGACATCTCTTCACCGGCTCTCGGGCAGCCATCAGTCTGAGATCACCAGGATTGTTCCGCTAAAGCCAGAGAGATCAAAGAGCACAGCATGTAAGGATGAGAAGGACAGAGCAGGGCAGGATGAGCAAACACGCGTCTTAAGAAGAGAATACCGCTGGTCGGTCGGCTCTCCAGAGGGATCCTCAGACCCCAGCTGGACTGATGTCTCCACCTTCCATCCATCACTGGATACCAATCTGGAGCAAATTACTAAACAGGAGCAAACCGATGACAGCTTTTATCCTAGTCGAGGGTCCTGTGAAACTCAGATGTTTGCCTCCAAAAACTCCCCTCATTCTAAAATGATGCCACCAGCCCCACCAGTCAAAACCAAGAAGGCTCGGGAATCAGGATTAATACTGCGGAATAGCAGGAATGCTGTCAGAGAGACAAACCAGCAAGCCGTCAAGAAGAGACACTCG GAGCCCGTCTCTGCTCCCTTTGTTTATGATGAGCCATTTATTGATGCCAAG AAGGAGCTCAATGACAGGAGGCCACAAACGATTGTAGTCCCAGAGGAGGATCAGGATACCGTGGCCTGCCTGAAAGAGGCTCTTCTAGGCATTGAGCGCAAATGCTCCAGTATGACGGTCAGCTCCACATCCAGCCTCGAGGCAGAGGTCGACTTCACCGTTTTAACCGAACTGCACTCCTGCGTGGAGGACGCCGCTGAAGGCGTGCCCTCTTCGGGAGAGAGGGAACAACAACCCGAGGTGGGACGGGAAGACTTTGAGGAAACATCTCGCTTCTACTCTGCACGGCTGATGGGTCAAATGGATAAATCTCCCTTAGAGGATAAACTTCCCGATGAGAGACTGTATCATGAG CCCCCTGTGGGAAGAAGAGATCCCAGCGCCGTGACTATGGCCCAGATGTTCAAGAGGTCCGACTCCAAGCCAGAGTCTCACACAAATGGGTCAGAAGAAGTTCAAACAACAGTCACGACTGTCACACAGCAG AGGCTGTCCTTCGCCCGCGATACTCCTCCAGTTAGCCTTAAAGAAAATGGTTCTCCC GTAAAAGCCTGCACTAAAGATCGAGAGTCTATTGTGTCCCCATTGAACATCACTGCAGAAAGTGTCACTACTGCAACCACGACGCAAGTAACCAAG ACTGTCAAAGGAGGGTACTCGGAGACCAGAATCGAGAAAAGGATTATTATTACAGGAGATGATGATGTCGATCAGCATCAG GCCCTTGCTATGGCGATCCAAGAGGCCAAGCAGCAGCACCCCGACATGCTTGTGACAAAAGCAGTGGTTATAAGGGAAACTGAGTCTCCCACTGAGGATCTACAGCAGAAGGTAGAGGAAAAATAA
- the LOC144075640 gene encoding uncharacterized protein LOC144075640 isoform X6, with translation MHEPSLDGKMPKQEQNSKFLDEQKENDDTSEKISPNENLKSPQKSSKRHKVTPFKVELLDMSDYKGEIEKHCRGQALVDMVCEHLNLLEKDYFGVTFADTDTQKNWLDPSKEIKKQMRNSPWDFAFAVKFYPPDPSQLTEDITRYYLCLQLRDDMLSGRLPCSFVTYALLGSYTVQAELGDYDHDEHSLDYVSDFHFAPNQTRELEERVMELHRNYKGMTPAEAEINFLENAKKLSMYGVDLHHAKDSEGIDIMLGVCANGLLVYRDRLRINRFAWPKILKISYKRSNFYIKIRPGEYEQFESTIGFKLPNHRAAKRLWKVCIEHHTFFRLVSPEPPPKGFLVMGSKFRYSGRTQAQTRQASALIDRPAPHFERSTSKRHLLSRSLDGAEFSRPLSAMCENRDGLFHHSNSEQRHLHSPSVDEQETELEPSLEQDEEDLEQEEGDDGNVSPSKKKEIMEDAGSPVDKREFLDKTQDVLLKHQASINELKRALREPNSKLMGREKRLSASSPPSTPEKKALVAKDPVNSLSVEGFIQKNVTTSPEGSEDWVLIEYPESYQDHEWKAKENKSPTFDSSWDRNKQEKEINVSKIMHIDVMESDREEMKSHIDEFPSTKSPREEAACYEQWPMNKGRFQIQLSANADSCGDQIQSKQSAAPNSETKDDLDHLTSMQQRTQKKRPQNLNLAMSPELVEEGGGSDSTEFLDLDNTETNSETGNDNQLVMAKGDKEVESNQPFGGYEDSKVEGVVAARNSKDAPTQNAEAVKPSMNRVGQSEINGPGKIESESSLASGKAECTVKVRGKGFIDNKELAEVKLRQVRTHERKISSSGDEDIESLVGDRRHRTSLHRLSGSHQSEITRIVPLKPERSKSTACKDEKDRAGQDEQTRVLRREYRWSVGSPEGSSDPSWTDVSTFHPSLDTNLEQITKQEQTDDSFYPSRGSCETQMFASKNSPHSKMMPPAPPVKTKKARESGLILRNSRNAVRETNQQAVKKRHSEPVSAPFVYDEPFIDAKKELNDRRPQTIVVPEEDQDTVACLKEALLGIERKCSSMTVSSTSSLEAEVDFTVLTELHSCVEDAAEGVPSSGEREQQPEVGREDFEETSRFYSARLMGQMDKSPLEDKLPDERLYHEPPVGRRDPSAVTMAQMFKRSDSKPESHTNGSEEVQTTVTTVTQQRLSFARDTPPVSLKENGSPVKACTKDRESIVSPLNITAESVTTATTTQVTKTVKGGYSETRIEKRIIITGDDDVDQHQALAMAIQEAKQQHPDMLVTKAVVIRETESPTEDLQQKVEEK, from the exons ATGCATGAGCCGAGCCTGGATGGCAAAATGCCCAAACAG GAACAGAATTCCAAGTTTCTGGATGAACAGAAAGAGAACGATGACACATCTGAGAAGATATCCCCAAATGAAAACCTCAAATCACCACAGAAAAGCTCCAAAAGACATAAAGTAACACCGTTTAAAGTGGAACTTCTGGATATGTCGGATTACAAAGGAGAAATTGAG AAACACTGCAGAGGACAGGCCTTGGTAGACATGGTGTGCGAACACCTCAACTTGCTGGAGAAGGACTATTTTGGCGTTACCTTTGCAGACACAGACACCCAAAAG AATTGGTTGGACCCCTCCAAAGAGATCAAGAAACAGATGCGTA ACAGTCCATGGGACTTTGCCTTTGCTGTCAAATTCTACCCTCCAGACCCCTCCCAGCTCACTGAGGATATTACCAG ATACTACCTGTGTCTCCAGCTGAGGGATGACATGCTGTCAGGTCGACTGCCGTGCTCGTTTGTCACATATGCTCTCCTGGGATCCTACACAGTCCAAGCGGAGCTCGGCGACTATGATCATGATGAGCATTCCTTGGACTATGTCAGCGATTTCCATTTTGCTCCCAATCAGACTCGGGAACTGGAAGAAAGAGTGATGGAGCTCCATCGAAATTACAA GGGTATGACTCCAGCAGAGGCAGAAATTAACTTTTTGGAGAATGCCAAGAAGTTGTCCATGTATGGGGTTGATCTGCATCACGCTAAG GATTCGGAGGGGATTGACATAATGCTGGGTGTCTGTGCTAATGGCCTGTTGGTATACCGTGACAGGCTGAGGATCAATCGCTTTGCTTGGCCAAAAATCCTTAAGATCTCCTACAAAAGGAGCAACTTTTATATTAAGATAAGACCTGGAGAG TATGAGCAGTTTGAAAGCACTATTGGTTTTAAGCTTCCTAACCACAGAGCTGCTAAAAGGCTATGGAAAGTCTGCATTGAGCACCACACCTTCTTCCG GTTAGTTTCTCCAGAGCCTCCTCCCAAGGGTTTCTTAGTGATGGGCTCAAAGTTTCGATACAGTGGGAGAACACAGGCTCAAACAAGGCAGGCCAGTGCTCTAATTGATCGACCGGCTCCTCACTTTGAGCGGTCCACTAGCAAGAGGCACCTGCTCTCCCGAAGTTTAGATGGAG CAGAGTTCTCCCGGCCCTTGTCAGCTATGTGTGAGAATCGCGATGGCCTCTTCCATCACAGCAATAGTGAACAACGTCATCTCCACAGCCCTTCCGTGGATGAGCAGGAAACTGAACTGGAGCCCAGTTTGGAACAAGACGAGGAAGATCTGGAGCAGGAAGAAGGCGATGATGGAAATGTCTCTCCAAGCAAGAAGAAAGAAATTATG GAGGACGCTGGGTCACCAGTTGACAAACGGGAG TTTCTCGATAAGACACAAGATGTCTTGCTGAAGCACCAGGCCAGTATCAATGAGCTGAAGAGAGCCCTGAGGGAACCCAACAGCAAGTTGATGGGCCGTGAGAAGCGTCTGTCGGCATCATCGCCACCTAGCACACCAGAGAAAAAGGCT TTGGTGGCAAAAGACCCTGTTAACAGCCTGTCTGTTGAAGGGTTCATCCAGAAGAATGTCACCACTTCACCTGAG GGCTCTGAGGATTGGGTATTGATTGAATACCCAGAAAGTTATCAAGACCATGAATGGAAAGCGAAAGAAAATAAGTCTCCCACATTTGATTCATCTTGGGACAGAAACAAGCAGGAAAAGGAGATAAATGTTTCCAAGATAATGCATATCGATGTAATGGAGTCTGACAGAGAAGAAATGAAAAGTCATATTGATGAATTTCCATCAACAAAATCACCCAGAGAGGAAGCTGCATGCTACGAGCAGTGGCCCATGAACAAAGGTCGTTTTCAGATTCAATTATCGGCAAATGCAGATTCGTGTGGAGATCAAATTCAGAGCAAACAATCGGCAGCTCCAAACTCTGAAACAAAAGACGATCTGGATCACCTGACATCAATGCAGCAGAGAacccaaaagaagcgacctcaGAATTTAAACCTGGCAATGTCTCCAGAGCTTGTCGAGGAAGGAGGAGGAAGTGATTCTACTGAATTTCTAGACTTGGACAATACAGAAACCAATtctgaaacaggaaatgataatCAATTAGTGATGGCAAAAGGTGATAAAGAAGTAGAATCCAATCAGCCTTTCGGGGGCTATGAAGACAGTAAAGTGGAAGGGGTGGTGGCAGCTAGAAATAGCAAGGATGCTCCCACTCAAAATGCAGAAGCAGTCAAACCAAGCATGAACCGGGTTGGGCAGTCAGAAATCAATGGACCTGGGAAGATAGAATCTGAAAGTTCATTAGCAAGTGGAAAAGCGGAGTGCACAGTGAAAGTAAGAGGAAAGGGCTTCATTGACAATAAAGAGCTGGCCGAGGTAAAACTGCGACAGGTCAGAACTCACGAAAGAAAAATAAGTAGTTCCGGCGATGAGGATATTGAGAGTTTAGTGGGAGATCGACGTCACAGGACATCTCTTCACCGGCTCTCGGGCAGCCATCAGTCTGAGATCACCAGGATTGTTCCGCTAAAGCCAGAGAGATCAAAGAGCACAGCATGTAAGGATGAGAAGGACAGAGCAGGGCAGGATGAGCAAACACGCGTCTTAAGAAGAGAATACCGCTGGTCGGTCGGCTCTCCAGAGGGATCCTCAGACCCCAGCTGGACTGATGTCTCCACCTTCCATCCATCACTGGATACCAATCTGGAGCAAATTACTAAACAGGAGCAAACCGATGACAGCTTTTATCCTAGTCGAGGGTCCTGTGAAACTCAGATGTTTGCCTCCAAAAACTCCCCTCATTCTAAAATGATGCCACCAGCCCCACCAGTCAAAACCAAGAAGGCTCGGGAATCAGGATTAATACTGCGGAATAGCAGGAATGCTGTCAGAGAGACAAACCAGCAAGCCGTCAAGAAGAGACACTCG GAGCCCGTCTCTGCTCCCTTTGTTTATGATGAGCCATTTATTGATGCCAAG AAGGAGCTCAATGACAGGAGGCCACAAACGATTGTAGTCCCAGAGGAGGATCAGGATACCGTGGCCTGCCTGAAAGAGGCTCTTCTAGGCATTGAGCGCAAATGCTCCAGTATGACGGTCAGCTCCACATCCAGCCTCGAGGCAGAGGTCGACTTCACCGTTTTAACCGAACTGCACTCCTGCGTGGAGGACGCCGCTGAAGGCGTGCCCTCTTCGGGAGAGAGGGAACAACAACCCGAGGTGGGACGGGAAGACTTTGAGGAAACATCTCGCTTCTACTCTGCACGGCTGATGGGTCAAATGGATAAATCTCCCTTAGAGGATAAACTTCCCGATGAGAGACTGTATCATGAG CCCCCTGTGGGAAGAAGAGATCCCAGCGCCGTGACTATGGCCCAGATGTTCAAGAGGTCCGACTCCAAGCCAGAGTCTCACACAAATGGGTCAGAAGAAGTTCAAACAACAGTCACGACTGTCACACAGCAG AGGCTGTCCTTCGCCCGCGATACTCCTCCAGTTAGCCTTAAAGAAAATGGTTCTCCC GTAAAAGCCTGCACTAAAGATCGAGAGTCTATTGTGTCCCCATTGAACATCACTGCAGAAAGTGTCACTACTGCAACCACGACGCAAGTAACCAAG ACTGTCAAAGGAGGGTACTCGGAGACCAGAATCGAGAAAAGGATTATTATTACAGGAGATGATGATGTCGATCAGCATCAG GCCCTTGCTATGGCGATCCAAGAGGCCAAGCAGCAGCACCCCGACATGCTTGTGACAAAAGCAGTGGTTATAAGGGAAACTGAGTCTCCCACTGAGGATCTACAGCAGAAGGTAGAGGAAAAATAA